In the genome of Thermotoga sp., the window ATTAAAGAACGCCATCGAAGAAATCGTGGCCGAAGAGAACCAGAAGCAGAACACACAGAGTAAGTAAAACGTATAATGTATCAGAGAATTTCCATTCTATGTCTCTGAATTTCACCTTGGGAGGCTCTCCCGTGTAAAGACGAGCCTCCATCGCTGTTGCAAGTTCTTCTGCCTTTCTCAAGGCAGAAGCCAGCAAGGGAACGATAGTCACAACGAGAGCTTTCAATCTGTCTATGAATTTTCCTCTTTCAAAATTTGCTCCTCTTGCTATCTGAGCCTTCAGTATCCTGTCTGCTTCGAGAGTCAGAATGGGAACGAACCTCATAGCGATTGTCATCACCATGCCGATCTCATGGCCGAGTTTTCTTGCCCCAAAAAGTGAAAAGAGGTTCTCTATCGCCCGCGCCGTCAGCAGAGGAGGAGTGGTGGCGGAGAAGTTTTCCGCAAGAAGAATAATCAAGAGCAGTCTCAACAGTATGTAAGCCGCTGACAGGATCGCTGTGTCTGTTATAAACCAGATGATCCTTCTGCCATCCGATGGCGAAAGAAACTGTACCGCCACAGCAAAAACCATGAGGAACCACATGCTTTTTAGTCCCGCCAGGTATATTTTGAATCCTGTCCGGCTGAAAAGTATCAGGAGAAAAACGGCTACTCCAGGAAAAAGGTAAAAAGTAAGGT includes:
- the ecfT gene encoding energy-coupling factor transporter transmembrane protein EcfT; protein product: MRLPTVLIGRYVPTDSIIHKIDPRAKLLGMILLISSILLVPNLTFYLFPGVAVFLLILFSRTGFKIYLAGLKSMWFLMVFAVAVQFLSPSDGRRIIWFITDTAILSAAYILLRLLLIILLAENFSATTPPLLTARAIENLFSLFGARKLGHEIGMVMTIAMRFVPILTLEADRILKAQIARGANFERGKFIDRLKALVVTIVPLLASALRKAEELATAMEARLYTGEPPKVKFRDIEWKFSDTLYVLLTLCVLLLVLFGHDFFDGVL